One part of the Anguilla anguilla isolate fAngAng1 chromosome 11, fAngAng1.pri, whole genome shotgun sequence genome encodes these proteins:
- the si:dkey-8e10.3 gene encoding serine/threonine-protein kinase SBK1, translated as MTDGCLIDELIELTAQSLSYLEIKEHFNVIKEIGKGKYGTVLFVTHRCRGTPMALKVMPKASTKLQGFLREYCISLRLSQHPCIVGLFGIAFHSQEHYAFAQELVVGKDLFAVIQPRVGIPESAVKRCASQIASALEFIHGHGLVHRDVKPENVLLLDRQCSRVKLADFGLAQKRGALIRLISGTLPYMAPELCAVVASPDGQRAPGVDPLSVEPSLDTWAFGVLLFCVLTGFFPWESCTPADDFYREFADWRGGGGPTAAAAAAAEPPSQWQRFTPACLEMFGELLEPDAGRRGGVGRVKAYVDRDWVARATDAAEPAGENGTVGAAGASATLSVRRSGSVKMAD; from the exons ATGACGGACGGCTGCCTGATCGACGAGCTGATCGAGCTGACGGCTCAGAGCCTCAGCTACCTGGAGATCAAGGAGCACTTCAACGTCATCAAGGAGATCGGAAAGGGGAAGTACGGAACGGTGCTGTTCGTCACCCATCGCTGCCGGG GCACCCCCATGGCCCTGAAGGTGATGCCCAAGGCCTCCACCAAGCTGCAGGGCTTCCTGCGGGAGTACTGCATCTCCCTGCGGCTGTCCCAGCACCCCTGCATCGTGGGCCTGTTCGGCATCGCCTTCCACTCCCAGGAGCACTACGCCTTCGCGCAGGAGCTGGTCGTCGGCAAGGACCTGTTCGCCGTGATTCAGCCGCGG GTGGGCATCCCTGAGAGTGCGGTGAAGCGCTGCGCCAGTCAGATCGCCAGCGCGCTGGAGTTCATCCACGGGCACGGGCTGGTGCACCGGGACGTCAAGCCCGAGAACGTGCTGCTGCTGGACCGGCAGTGCAGCCGCGTGAAGCTGGCCGATTTCGGGCTGGCGCAGAAGCGGGGCGCGCTCATCCGCCTCATCTCCGGCACGCTGCCCTACATGGCGCCCGAGCTGTGCGCGGTGGTGGCGTCCCCGGACGGGCAGCGCGCCCCCGGGGTGGACCCCCTCAGCGTGGAGCCCAGCCTGGACACCTGGGCCTTCGGCGTGCTCCTCTTCTGCGTCCTCACCGGCTTCTTCCCCTGGGAGAGCTGCACGCCCGCCGACGACTTCTACCGCGAGTTCGCCGactggcggggcggggggggtcccaccgccgccgccgccgccgccgccgagccgCCGTCTCAGTGGCAGAGGTTCACGCCCGCCTGCCTGGAGATGTTCGGCGAGCTCCTGGAGCCGGACGCCGGGCGCAGGGGCGGGGTGGGCCGGGTCAAGGCCTACGTGGACCGGGACTGGGTGGCGCGGGCGACGGACGCCGCCGAACCGGCGGGAGAGAACGGGACGGTCGGCGCCGCCGGCGCCAGCGCCACGCTCAGCGTGCGCCGGAGCGGCTCGGTTAAAATGGCggactga